A single region of the Camelus dromedarius isolate mCamDro1 chromosome 21, mCamDro1.pat, whole genome shotgun sequence genome encodes:
- the LOC135318745 gene encoding large ribosomal subunit protein eL34-like, with protein sequence MVQCLTNHRRLSYNAASNKTRLSRTPGNRIVYLYTKKVGKASKSACGVCPGRRRGAHIVRPNVLTRRSKTRKHLSRACGGSTCAPRVCDRIKDAFLIDEQKVIVKVLKSRAQSQKAKFKNEAFLSNKKVKKRGKKETFSPWQRGGKGFHKTWGKQNQP encoded by the coding sequence ATGGTCCAGTGTTTGACAAACCATCGTAGGCTGTCCTACAATGCAGCCTCTAACAAAACTAGGCTGTCCCGAACCCCTGGTAACAGAATTGTTTACCTTTATACCAAGAAAGTTGGGAAGGCATCAAAATCTGCATGTGGCGTGTGCCCAGGCCGACGTCGAGGAGCCCACATCGTGAGACCTAACGTTCTTACGCGACGGTCTAAAACAAGGAAGCACCTCAGCCGGGCTTGTGGTGGCTCCACGTGTGCTCCACGCGTCTGTGACAGGATCAAGGATGCTTTCCTTATTGACGAGCAGAAAGTCATTGTGAAAGTGTTGAAATCACGAGCACAGAGTCagaaagctaaatttaaaaatgaagcttttttgagtaataaaaaagtgaaaaagagggggaaaaaagaaacatttagtccttggcagaggggtgggaaaggTTTCCACAAAACCTGGGGGAAGCAGAATCAGCCGTGa